From Ptychodera flava strain L36383 chromosome 9, AS_Pfla_20210202, whole genome shotgun sequence:
ctcTCAATATTAGCTACACACTCTCTTGTAATTTCAGATTGGCCAGGACAGCAGGTGTATCAGACGCTCATGAACAAACACCACAATCTTACGCATATTGAGCGCCATTTGTGGTAGCCTCAGGACTAGAATTGCCAACAATTCCttaaaatttaacattgtaCGTAAACTTGAGAATCGGTCTCTTTTTGCGTTTAGGTCTGATAAAGGCCTGATAGACAGGTCACAATAAGTTAATTACTAACACGGTACACTCGACATCTTAGGTTTATAATATCAGTGTACTCTTATGTAATGGACATGTTTGAGAACATTTTTGGTTGAAACTGAGCGACATCTATCTTCCAGAATAACTTCCGCGTATACGCAGAACACTGTAATATTTCATATATGAAGTTATGaggaaattcatgaaaatggagAACAGCATCATCAAATCGCTGTAGGGGTTGAGAAAGACAGCAGAAACCGAATTATTTTTCTTACCCTTTCGACTTCAAGACAATAACAGATGGGGACGTCTATTCGGATGCAGGCGGCGGATGTTGTCACTCAAATAATTGAAAGACGCTGGGTGAGTTAGCGGTCGGTTTGTCGCTGCCCGGGTAGAGTCGTGAGTGCTGGGAGTTGTCCCGCCCGAATTTCGACGAAGATATCcgttttttacatttcaaaaattaaccTTATCCGGTGTGTCATCTGTACAAAGTACTAATCGGTAGAGTATTCGAACTACACCCCGCCAAACTAAAGCAGTGCGCCAAAGGGAAAATTATCCCTCATtgcaaatttgttttgtaaGCCAGAGACCTTTTCAACCTGTGATGCTCAGATTTGAAACGATCTCTCCAGTAATTTCATCGTTCTATACAGAACAATCACGATTATTCACTTTACACACGGCTTTGCTGTGAACGACCTGTGATGCAAGGCTGTGATGTCGAACAATTAATCGACATGTGCCACTGTTCATCAACAGTTAGAGATCGGGCAGGCCCGAATGGAACCAACTCTCTCTAAAAAACGCAATGATGACACACACGTAAGGACAGCAACTGCTCTCTGAACAGCTGAAAGCGAGTGTTAAAGTTGCCCTGAGAAAATTTATGCCACTTCTCGCTGTTGAGGGCGCCATATGCGACGACCTCTGTCCCACGAATCATAGGTCGCAAAGACGGAAGGTCGTGCATGGTATTTCTATGACCGTGATGGCAGACTAACTTGTGTTCAGGGTGTTTATGTCTTTTATGTGTATTACAGATAGTAATAATGATGATTATGGTTTTGCAAGTAATTTATAGTTATTTACAGTAGGTTATATCGCATTTTCGAAGCGTGCTGTGATGCAATGAAGTCGCACTGAATTGTACTGATATCGGGCGGGAATTTGTCCTTGCGGTTCAATATGAGCGCAAACTTTGAACAAGGACGTAATTCTGTGATGTTTTACACCACAAACCACTGGACAATAGGACGTCAAACTACTGGACAATGGGGCGTCACTAAAATACCCCAGGACCATATACAATGTACTACAGGTTAGATACTAACTATTAAGTAACTCGTCCGAAGTAAGAGATTGCAGTGGTAATATTGCTAGATTTGCTGTTTTGTCCAATCGGATTTCACATTCTAAGTCTCATGAACATCTGCCTATAACACATGTCTAATCTGTTACCTGAAGGAATCGTCAAGGAATGTACGTATAATGTCTAACGTGTCGGgacataatttcatcattcagagGCTACTTGTTCGTAATTGTCTGAATATACAAAAGCAAAGTCTGGGTTTTATATCATTGGTTCGACATAGCTACAACCGGTTGAAAAGCACTGTTTTCAGACATTATCATCGACAAGAACCCCGTTGAAGGGAACCGAATCGTCGTGCATAATTTAACCGCGCTTTGACGTTTACTCGAACTTTCATCTTTCCGGTATACATTGTGTTACTTTCAAGGCTAGGGTTGTCTCTTTGGATGTAGATTAGAAAAATGGTGGTTAGCGATGATAATCATCGGGGAAGGTTAAAAAGTTATGTACAACGTCGGATAGAGATCGACCATTtctttgaatatgaaaatgattCTTTTTATATAAAACATGACGAACTAATTTGGAAGAAAAGGATATTGCAGTAATTTTGGTTTTATCAGCAAATTTAagctaatttttcttttttgtaactAACTTGTTTATgggtattttgtaatattgcaactttcatctGTAGGGCACcttacacttttgataaatttcaacaattgaaatttcttgttctcccaaattagttccaatagtgttatAACCCTTTCGAAATACAGGAAAGGTAATTCAGAGAGTCAAAAGCTAATTCAAGTGTACCAAAAACACTTTATTTACACTGTCTTCACAAAATGTACAAGGAAATGACCAGACATAACTGTATTTCTATAAAGCACAATGAATacgaacaaagtcaaaacaacaaacaaaaatataaattttcaattaTACATGCAAATTTGAAGACAAAATGCGGATGTACTTATGTAAATGCTTGagatgaaaaattgaattttcaggTAAATACATGACCTGATATAATAACTGGtgcaaccaaccaaccaatccGACCGTTCTCAAGTAGTTGTCAAGAGAGGTACCCCTGCATTTGAATATATTAATTTATATTATATACTACATATTCATTTACCTTAAAAGTACTTTCGAAAAGAAAGAAATGGGAAGTTAAAATGTTCGCAACTGCTCCCCAACAATCTGAAAAGTATCCCTCCGCCCTCTCTGCTACCACCCCTCTCTACATTCCCTTTTCCCCCTCTTCTCATGATATGTCCCATCACTCTTTCCCAGCGATTTGATTTTGCTCTCTCCTAAAATAATATTCCTCCTAGTATAATTGACTGTAAAAGTttgcaaatatgtatattttgtacATTACACGTAGATGTAGAAAACCTGAAGACTGGTGAGATGGAACCGTGAAAAGAAACTGTATGTCTCTCCAAGTATCTTGATTACATTTGAAGTGAACCATCCACTGTTACCATGGTCACACCTTCTCGTAACCACTCCGTGATTTGCAGCAGCAGCAGAAGGCGACAATAATGAGCACAAGAAGAAATAATATTGCACCACAAACGGCAATAAGTATCAATAGAGTGAAATCTGTATAGGAAAGATTGATTAAGAAATGTACTATTAATATCATGATGAAGTAAAGTGAAATGATGATGAACGTGATTGgatctaatttgggataattggatagtgaagtaatttcgatttaatttaatgatgtaagctcatctgctttcctttttaagcAATACTTGTTTTTAGgagaaatttgtaatattgccacattaagctatagggcacctaacacttttgagaaatttgaacaagtaaAGCATTCTGCCAAAATTAGTGCCTATCGTCTTgattatattttctgaaagataCACGCTGGACGCACGTGTTTACCAGTAAATTGTATTAGATTAGGTATATCCTATGTACTGTATGTATAAGTACAATTCGCACAATAGTTTTAAGTTCTAAACTTTCAACTACTACTGTTTAACGTTTGTGCACTCGTGAAATTTATCAGAATTGAAATGTCTGGGACACTTGTGATTGGAGGAATGTTGAATTttaacgatatatatatatatatatatatatatatatatatatatatatatatatatatatatatatatatatatatatatatatacaacattCAGTAAATCAAGGTCCGTAGTAAATCAGTACCAAATCagtgaaaaaatatcatttgtatGTCTTTCATGTCGTCCCTCGTGACCGTTTTGTTTTACAGCCAAAATATTAAttgcatgtatttatttttttgaaaagtgtaTCTTGATATACAGTGTCTGTCGATCCGCACTTAATGCTTTGTCTAAATCGGAACTAAAAGGTACACTTACCGAAAGAATAATCGTCCGGTGGCGTAATTGGTTTGCATTTCTCCATTTGATTGACAGCTTTCAATTCAAGCTCACGCTCGTTCGAATCGAGAGGGAGGCCTATGTAAAATTAGAAATTATAATAACTTAAAAATTTAGCCATATGAGTTTATAAATTATCAATCTTGATATCACTATCAATATTCAAAAACGGGAAACTAAAAAGGTTTGCACAATTAAATATCGCAACATATGAGGACAAAACTGCCCGAGATTTCAGTTTGTTAATATTGGAATGATTCAAAATCCAACCTTGATCATCAATTCCTTCGTAAGTGTATCCGAAGTTTTCCGATCTCTGGAAGAACTCGTTGTTGGTGTACACGGGGAAGAAGGGAACCATATAGGAATAGCGGCTGTGTCCTGTCGGAGTGGACTTGCTGGGGAATTCGTCACGTGTCGCACCATGCCtttataaaaaaatgtacaattaaCTCATTAGCAATTTGCTAAATTGTGATTTCTACATGACTTTTGTACAAGCTTAAAACAATCCGTAAATATTTAGAGACATTAAGAAAAAGTTTGCTCGGTTTCCGGTTTACAATATACTTACTATCAACTCCACACAAAATCAAATGCACCGTAAGTCGGTACCCGCAATTTCGAATAAGTTATGTTATATACGTCTGGGTTCGTAGAACGAACAAACAGCAAAGGGATTCTGTTCCTCTTCGAACAAGCTCTTACAATGACAAGCTCCCGGGCCCTAAATCATATGATTACTTAAATACTTTTGATATCTCCATTCTGAGTCCAGAAAGTGAAGTTATCGCACGCTTACCTTCGGAGCCATTTCTCGAAGATTCTGTCTATGTTAACGTGATGAACCAAGAACATCGGGTCGTTTGCTGATGTCGGTACCAGACTCATTGTGCCGTTCAGGTACAGATGGACGCTGTTGTGTAGCTGAGTGACTTCGCCGTTACGGACGTGAAGTCCCGTCCTGTGCTCTGAGTCAGCAAAGCCTAGAAGAGAATCGACAACCTCACAGCTATGCTTCTCCGTCCTTATTTTGGCtatgagatatatatatatatatatatatatatatatatatatatatatatatatatatatatatatatatatatatatatatatatatgtatgtatatgcataATGACAACCAACAAACCAACCAACCACTAATTACAGTTGTGCTCGTTATACAAGTAAAACCAAACATGCCTTGATCGCGacagttttattttgtttttggtgcTTTCCATTAGCGGTACGCCACCATACGATGCCTAATTATTAAAACTAGAGCTTACCTTCCAGTAAGTTTCGAAAACTGCAGTCCGACTGGGTCCAGTTATTGTCAAGATAGTCATAGTCACGCGGAAGGTTGTCATAGTCTCTGACACTGAGGGCGTAATACACAGCCTCTTTGCTTGGCAACTTTTGCAGTTGTGGTCTTTCGTTGCCGCCAGGGTTGCGCGTCAGAAAAGGTAGACTGGACTCGTTGACGTTGTTGCTGCACAGCTGCCCTCGTTCGGAGAGGTTTTCAAAGTCAGCGCAAAGAGTTCGCCAATTTTCGAAGGAACCCGTTAGTGTGTTATTGTCTGTTGCGTCACTTCCCCCAAAATACTCGTCGGTGCACACATTGCAGTCAGATTCTCCGGCCCAATCCCAGTATGGTATTGTGAAATCATCGTCACCAGATACCTGTCAAAAGAGAGCGAAATTGCACTGGCGAAATTGAGACTTTCTAATGAAACAATCATTATACAGTATACAGTATATTTAATGTAGAACAAGCGCCCCAAAGTTACTCAAGCTTTGCTGTACTTCAGGGGACTCGAACGAGTACTACGGGATCTCACCGTATAATTGTGTAAAATACCTTTTTCATCTAATTACCCCTATTTCTGAGTTAACACCAACGGCCACCGTTACAGTTGTTACATTTCGAGATTCGTAGCCGAACCAATTGTTGAGAAACACGTTTACCTTATTCTGCATACACGTACCGATAGAAATATTTTCGAgtactttaattttaaaaaatctgatATTTAGGTGGATTTAACACGGATCGTTCCAGTCGTTCATGCTTGTTCGTTGATCGTGTCCAGTATACAATTGAGTGCGAATCGTTAGAAAGGCCTAGCATACGCCTGGCAGCGCCGCCTTTCTAGTTTTATGCACCTATAATCGTTTAGGATAGACTGAGTACTTATAAGTTTACAGTTAATCTTCTATTTTTCCCCTGTGCGAAAATTAAAAGTCTGTATTCTCATTTGATTTCCTGTATTCTACGAAGCGTCCTAAGTTTCGTTTCTACCGCCAAGCTGACTCTAATgtagacgacgacgacgacgacgatgtaAGTCGATTGGTATTAATTGATTCGTTACGCTCGATGAAAGTTAATGAATGTTTCCTGAAACCAAATATGCGCTATTTTATACCTCCGGATCTTAATGTGTTTCCTCTCTTCCGAGAAAATCGCGTGAATGGCACTATTATTGTCGGTTTGTAAGTCATAGCTGGTAAATGAAGACAATGTATGGCTGACCTATATTTTTTATGTCTCCGATTTAAGTTAAAAGAGTTAAAAGAATTATTGCATAGGAATTCTTCACAActtaatgtttaaaatttcaatattatgtAGTAGAATGCAGCCGGATTGTACAACATATCATAGATTATGGGCAAATTCGAAGCTGTTAAGTACACAATTCCTTCGTTGTCTTCGCAGGGTGTTCGATACACAGCCTAGTACTTCCGCATTCCAGTGTCAGAAGTAGGTAAATCTCCCATACTGCGCAGAAGTCGTGTGATCGCCCACGTAGTGCACGGAAGATGCCTTCGTTGAATCAATGTCGAATACCCGGTAAATTTGAATGGTCTGTCGTGATGTTTTGTCACATGATCAGTGAGTCTAATCACAGTCGCGTGTAGTTTGATACACGGCGGTCGCTGTGTGGCATGCATACCACACAGCGACCGCCGTGTATCaggtgtatcgaaccacacgcgACTTTGGGTCTAAAGGCCTGTCTGCACTGCTGAAGTGCTGGCTACTTGCAGATTCAATGCAAATTTTTACTTCACGTACTTGACCATCATCGTGCCAGGAAGTGCCAGGACGTCATTAACTTCAACTTTGCAGGGGAGTATTAAACGAGTATTAAGCGTCTTTTTTCATACCTTAGTCGATATTTCGAGTAGTCCACTTTAAGGAAAATAACGCTGACATGCCTTTGACAACCACCCTGTTGTAGCTGTCTTCCAGGGCTACTTGAATGAGTGTTTTTTTGTCAAGTTTTAATCATCACAGCAGCGATCCACTGCGATGCGAGCCTTAATACACGACGATACAAGAAGGTATAATATGTTCGAAacattttaagtgaaaaaatatcacatttggTGTCGATTTTAGCCAACTTGCGGACCGGTGCAGAGCCGAATATTCTGTTGTTTTGGCCATCGGACACCTGTAACAGGCCCAGCGTATGGCCAGGGAGTAAGACTAGGATAGAAAAGGCAAAATACTAGTAATGTGACGGGAGAGAGGGAATTGGGGACGTTTGAAATGAGGAGATTTAGGGAGAAGGAAAAACTTCGTGAGGTAAAGGGAGGAGGGAAAACTTGTTATCGGGAAGGGACTTTTTTCAAATGGTAACGATAGCTTAGCGCAGTAGGGGAAAGCTTTTATCTGTGTTCGGAATTCTTTTAAAAGGCAAACCATACGTAAAATATCAACCCAACCCGTTTTCTGAAATCGGCTCTTTTCATCTTGAAAAGAATTTAAGGACTTGTCTTACCTCTCGTAGAGCTCTCTCCCATGTGAGCAGGTAAGCTCTATGCCATGTGAGAAACGCCGGTCCCTCGTGTGCAAAGTCAGCGAACACGGACGATTTTTCGATATTGGTGTTGGTCTGTGTCGTCTGGACCAGGTTTTGTCTCGCGACGTAATAATGATACCACACAAATTGGTCATACACGTTGATTTCATTGAACTGAGGATTTCTTCCATCGTCCATATCTTGGTAGAGCGTTGTTGGTATCATATAATCACTCACTGTGTCTTTGGCCATCAGTAGATACCGTTTAAATTTTTCGACGTCGTCTTTGCCCATCTGTAGAATATTACGTCGGACTCTCTGCCTTTTTACGTCGCAGTTTGGTCCAGTCCACCCGAACTTGCACATACTGCAGTCAACTCCCTCAAAATTCCCTAAAGAAAGCAGGGATGGCATGGATGAGCCTTACTGAGCAACAAGGTATATGCCTCGATAACTACTGATGAAAGCGTTAGGAAGCTTAATAAATTTTATGAAGTAGAATCATAATGAAAGTCGCATATTGCGAACGTTTCTGTAACTTACCGAAGCAATGACAAGTTCGATTAAAAAACGTTGTTGGCCACTGAAAACGTTCCTTGTCGCCGTCAAAACCGTCGGTGACATCCGTCACCTGTACCTGCAGGTCTTCGCAACGACCCCGGCCTGGTCCGCCGCACTGTTCTGCCGTCCCGCTGGCTAGGGGACAACATTCCTTGGAGGAAAGAATGTCACTCGAGATACAAGTCTTAGGAAGAAGTGCATCATATCTGTGAAAGAGTAAGGCTAAAAGACAGGAGATGACTGTGAAATGGTAGCTTGAATCTCTTTCAATcatgactttgcagtgaggGGTAAGTGGGGGTAATACTAGGGTAAAATGCTTCTGTATATGtagcaattttgatttttttgaaggTTTTTATAGTACTCAAACATTTAGAAGATTTACATCATAATTCTAATCATAGAGTGGGGTATTTTTATTACGAGGTCGTTACGAATATGGTACATGCATGACCTTTTCGTCAGCTTCTAAATAAATGCGAAAAGCTCCCTCCAGATGCCTGATTGGTCGGAAGAAACCGAGCATAAAGGCGCTGGCACACTTTGCACAATTTCGTTGACCCTTCGCCTCACACCGCTCACCTATTGACGGATGCATTGTTCCGCTTTGAACTTTCGTTTTACATTCCGTAGAATGGGTGCAGCGGCACGCTTGTTATGGTGAACGAAAAACATAACATTGTGAGTGTGTTTGCATGTTGCATATTTCACCAAATTATGGCGAAAAGGACATCTGGGGATTTTCGTATGTCACAGGCACAGTGACTGCCCGCCAGGATGTCACAAGACGTTCAGTCGAGTACAAGAAATAGATTGAGTCTCTCTTGACAACCTACACAAAAGTCACATGACCGTAATACATCTAAATGAAGAAGATCGTACGCCGTGgaatcaaattttattcttcaaatGTACTCAGTGAAATCTTCCGGTCTCatagtgaaatattttttcagtgttagtgatttcatatatatatatatatatatatatatatatatagtcatatATAGTCATATATAGTCATATATAGTCATATAGTCATATAATCATATAATCATATATagtcatagatagatagatagatagatagatagatatattgtCACATATAGATaagaagatagatagatagatagatagatagataaatagatagatagatattgatTTCACTTAAATATATACAATATTATtcttaaacattttatttctgacttcatacatacacacacgcacacacgcaccTTAATTACTTTATTTCTGACTTCATACATACACaaacgcacgcacgcacacacacacacacacacactgagaGACGTGGTGTAATTTGAGACCTCTCTAATGAATCAGCTGATCACAGTACAACATAAATCCTGTGTCAAAGCAAATGTAAGGATTGTCTTAAAACGCTattaaacattgaaaaagacagcAACGGATGACGCCGTTAAATACATTTATTGTCTGACATTTTAGCTGAATTTCATTATTGTGCCGTTAGAATCCGACGATGACAAGTTATAAATGTCCAGTGAATGCTCCCCTTTCACACCAGGGACAGCACGCCCACccgattttgagaaattgtaactgtattttatttatataaacATATTATGGTAGAATGCaggaaataaaaacaatggagcGGAGAGCGTCGATTCGTAAATTTCTCCTCCCACCCTCCAGTTCTGTTCATTCGTTACGAAGAAACCTCCCCGAAAACCCTCTTTCACTACAAAAGCTTCCTCGCATATGTACACAGGATTTTGGCATAGTCTTCAGTAAACTGTGTCATCAACTGAGGCTTACTCCTTGCCAAGGCGATTGGTTTTTCTTAGTTGTCCCATGAGTAGTTGAATGACTTACAGTCTTCAATTATCAATAATAACAGTGGACATCACTCATATATAGAGAGTGTGTATTGAAaaagaatttcaaagtcaagagcatttcacagacaaaacaaaagtaaagaGAAATGTTTCTAAAGTGACAACCAACAGAGGTTTAGTCCATGTTTGACCCCACGGATTAGTTTACGAATTCAAGTCTTATGGGCTCGTCATAAGcttagatttttaaaaaaaaattagttttttCAAAGTGGCACTTATCACTCTGACCTAGTTTTCTACTCTGACCTCAAACAAACTATCAAGTGATACTATACTATGAAGTTTCAACTTCCTGATGGTACAGTTTCCAACTTGGGTTACTGTCTTGGAATTGATAGCGTGTGAACGGTTTTGAAAAGGCTAGGATTCCTTTTCAGGTCTTTCGATTAATTGCACGTATAAATGAGGGACAATGGTTATTAACTTTATCGTTATTGTTTATTCCATTAAAGATGTCCTGTGTAACACCCTCCCCATGATTTCACATCTTTGGCGATGATATCATGAGAATGGCTTCTCCTATTCTCCCCTTTTTCTTCCTTTGAATGATGTACATAGCATTAGCGATGACAGGAGAATGGCGTTGAGCTTGGACCTCCGTCTTTCTCAGTGTTTTGACAGATCGTTTCGGCCTGTTGTGAGAGCGACCTTCCACCTCTTTGCTATTTTACGTCCCAAAACGGTATGTTGACTCATCCATTACAATATTCAGAACCGAGTTTTTGGAATCGAAATTGCGCTTTCTAGATAGAGGGGCACTTTACCACGCACTCCCCATGTGACTCTGCCATACTGCACGTATATAGACATATATTTGTAGACGTAGTCAGAGAACGTAGATAGAAATTTCGATCCTGAAACATCACGACGCTGTTGTATTATAGCAAGGACTTAAAGTGAAGCTTATAACCGAAAACTTGCAATGGTTTGTCAGGCCCAGTTATTGAAAGCTTTGCGATCCCTACCGTTACCTCAATATAACTCTCTCTTATGCTTTCCCTTAATCATGTTGCGATAAACAGTATTCGTTTTGTCAATACAATGCATTATGTGCGATATGCAGGACTATCCTGAATTATAGTTTTGGAAAGTGTATTCCAGTCCTTACTAAATTCAGTCGTTAGCAATACACTACATACAACCTATCTACACAAGCGGTCTTGAGTAGTTTCAAATGACGCGTTTTACACATTAAAGAAATTGAAAGAGATTCTGTATTTTAGAGACAGAATAGAAAGAAAAGCCttaaaatatactgaaattGCACAACTAATTaattttaaagtctatgaaagTGATAACGTTACGAGTTAAAACTTGGTTACAACATCAGTGAAGGTACTGACACTGACTCACAGGCCGTACGTCACGTGCAGCGCATCCTGATAACTGCAAGGTCAATGCGTACAAGACACAGGACACCGTGACATCCTTCATTTCTTTGCACGAAGCAAATCTAAATATATCGCCATCTGAATGATCAGTTGACCTCATTTCAACGATCCCCTGCTGTTTGTTTCCTCAGGGGATATAGCGTTCACCTGAGGACAGAGCGTGGAAAATCCCGTCATATAAACCTCACGCGATAGTTCATAATCGACGAGTCGTCAACACACATGCAACAATCGTTCATAGGCTGGCAGAGGGTTTTCAACCGAATTATTAACAAGCCTATGCGTGGAATATCAATTGTTCAAATAGATGAATATGAAGACCTATAATCaacgtagaatgcgcctcgagacAGCTATTCGAAATCTCAACATTTTATCACCACTCTCGTGTGTACACACCTTGCAATgagagctcattttgaagatctTCTAGTGTCAAAGGAAACTTCTCACAGTCTTGGTTTTGTGGAAAtcgaaatttgattttccctATAGAgatgacacagggatggcggccattcagtatttcaaatatcggtacgTGCTGGGTAATTATTTCTCTAGCTCCAAACTTTCAATAGTGAACCCGgatttttcttcttgatttgaCAAAAGTAGGTTTAATGTTACCAAAACGaaagttttgagaaaaaaatagtttatcagtttcgaggcgcgtactgccTTAATATCGGTGTGTAAACATCGTTAACGGTTCGCTCAGACGAGGCAGTGTCACAGGGCACTAAAATGTATTTATGAGAATGTTTTTTACGTAGTTCAGTATTGTTTTGTAACACTTGAGTGTGTGACTCATTATTTGAAGCCAAGAGGAAATATAGGAATAAGTTGAtgtctttttttcacaattttggtcCATGACCTGACTTCAGTTATTTTTAGACTACTCCCTAACATTGTATAATTCCAACTCCAAAAGTCTGGCATTGTTACTTGTGATTTTACTTCGCACATGAAATCGAGGTCACGTGTCAATAATAACAACCATAGCCAAACATTCATACGCTGTGTTGACAGTTCAGCATGTCTTAGGGAATAAATTCACTATACGATGGAGATGAACGACAAAAATGAAATGGAACTACTACTTTCGTTTCACGCATGTACGATTTT
This genomic window contains:
- the LOC139139674 gene encoding tyrosinase-like; translation: MIERDSSYHFTVISCLLALLFHRYDALLPKTCISSDILSSKECCPLASGTAEQCGGPGRGRCEDLQVQVTDVTDGFDGDKERFQWPTTFFNRTCHCFGNFEGVDCSMCKFGWTGPNCDVKRQRVRRNILQMGKDDVEKFKRYLLMAKDTVSDYMIPTTLYQDMDDGRNPQFNEINVYDQFVWYHYYVARQNLVQTTQTNTNIEKSSVFADFAHEGPAFLTWHRAYLLTWERALREVSGDDDFTIPYWDWAGESDCNVCTDEYFGGSDATDNNTLTGSFENWRTLCADFENLSERGQLCSNNVNESSLPFLTRNPGGNERPQLQKLPSKEAVYYALSVRDYDNLPRDYDYLDNNWTQSDCSFRNLLEGFADSEHRTGLHVRNGEVTQLHNSVHLYLNGTMSLVPTSANDPMFLVHHVNIDRIFEKWLRRHGATRDEFPSKSTPTGHSRYSYMVPFFPVYTNNEFFQRSENFGYTYEGIDDQGLPLDSNERELELKAVNQMEKCKPITPPDDYSFDFTLLILIAVCGAILFLLVLIIVAFCCCCKSRSGYEKV